A window of the Lactuca sativa cultivar Salinas chromosome 5, Lsat_Salinas_v11, whole genome shotgun sequence genome harbors these coding sequences:
- the LOC111904853 gene encoding high-affinity nitrate transporter 3.1 — protein sequence MEFRAGCVVRYLIVSSFVASGYGVTFSSLHKTVVLSASSPKGHVLTAGEDELTITWAFNETFPAGIDSSYKTIKVKLCYAPVSQKNRPWRKTVDELNKDKTCQHKIVERPYTPSNNSFTWRIERDVPSASFFVRAYALDSQQVQVAYGQNTDATKVTDLFHVEAITGRHVSIDVASICFSAFSIVSLVGFFYMEKRKAKVVQDK from the exons ATGGAGTTTCGTGCTGGTTGTGTTGTTCGTTATCTTATCGTTTCCAGTTTTGTAGCAAGCGGCTATGGTGTCACCTTCTCTTCCCTTCACAAGACTGTTGTACTCTCAGCTTCTTCCCCAAAAGGCCatg TTCTAACAGCTGGGGAGGATGAACTCACAATCACATGGGCATTCAACGAAACATTCCCAGCGGGCATAGACTCGAGCTACAAGACCATCAAAGTGAAGCTATGCTATGCACCAGTTAGCCAGAAAAACCGACCATGGCGCAAAACAGTTGACGAGCTTAACAAGGACAAAACATGTCAACACAAGATCGTTGAAAGGCCTTACACCCCTTCAAATAATTCATTCACTTGGAGAATTGAAAGAGATGTCCCTTCTGCTTCGTTCTTTGTGAGGGCATACGCGCTTGATAGTCAACAAGTCCAGGTAGCCTATGGTCAAAACACGGATGCAACCAAAGTTACTGACTTGTTTCATGTTGAAGCGATCACGGGTCGCCATGTGTCGATTGATGTTGCATCGATTTGTTTTTCTGCATTTTCGATTGTTTCGTTGGTTGGGTTTTTCTACATGGAGAAGAGAAAGGCGAAGGTTGTACAAGATAAGTGA